Proteins from one Camelina sativa cultivar DH55 chromosome 8, Cs, whole genome shotgun sequence genomic window:
- the LOC104705305 gene encoding uncharacterized protein LOC104705305 isoform X1, whose product MAKKTQRRAAARQERDQLGCMWGFMNMFNFRHGPLAHKLLLDQKHAAGSPRNNELDRSKSRQKDTQDTHAGEERNITITIIKPSVKKLIAEELSIDKEIKKQMENAEAGQLSDSELEGRRRKNQRRKNKTRKQSCDNFSHLIDSEEPQVQRRNHRSASSVDIDNMIEEFYSEIHRRSTSLAKKDEDYKEKLRELVKFLISQKLLHGNRPRGNSEILTSKDLMEVFQILGSDEELFLKLLQDPEILVPREKGSESLGMLQSEQSSLAEKKWSSFFRKKDTPQEECEASDRIFILKPRSASFSSPDTGNSRGSSPDSHLMRNKLQNERNSSHFFLSEIKRKLKHAIKKEQPAVGFREGFPKTKDHFFLERMAKPSTSQKKSHNEDDKKKRVSNIYTEAKKHLSEMLNDGDLDSKSTSRQVQRSLGRILSFPEYLSPLNSPGRRWEKSSATHKKSASADFINIVNIKKETHASQPEDNADDIQACNLSKEPEDSIQQTTSEDTSKRVDMEYETANEDKISSSGSADKVMILNEIDEVPEETSCSTLVGEVSNVEAHDEQRDGIISKQTSHEESQLPLPSSVASPAHCLAKNEECKSANTDSPEWSSPISVLEPLFVEDDISPAKMRSQSGEAEVKPWCIHFDEKDPTNINRANSVTSDKELVFEYVKAVLDAVESDFKQLYLKAQFSDQLLEPALISNIPFCPNQLCPDHELLFDCINEALMELCCCPPWASFVSPRTRVFSTVKSIIHEVQEAVYWHLMPLPLPHALDQIVRKDMARAGNWLDVRCDIDCIGFETSELILEELLEELTLNSLNNTEHSLVPPELEINESILIL is encoded by the exons ATGGCGAAGAAAACACAACGTCGTGCAGCTGCTCGACAGGAGAGGGATCAGTTAGGGTGCATGTGGGGATTTATGAATATGTTTAACTTCCGCCATGGACCACTGGCTCACAAGCTGCTTCTCGACCAAAAACATG CTGCTGGAAGTCCTAGGAACAATGAGCTTGACAGATCCAAAAGCCGCCAAAAGGATACTCAAGACACCCAT GCTGGTGAAGAACGCAATATCACGATAACCATTATAAAGCCAAGTGTGAAGAAACTCATAGCAGAAGAGTTATCCATTGACAAGGAAATCAAGAAGCAGATGGAGAATGCTGAAGCAGGACAGTTGTCAGACTCTGAActcgaaggaagaagaaggaaaaaccAGAGGAGAAAAAACAAGACCCGCAAGCAAAGCTGCGATAATTTTAGCCATCTAATTGACAGTGAAGAGCCTCAAGTTCAACGCAGAAACCATAGGTCTGCAAGTAGTGTTGACATTGATAATATGATCGAAGAGTTCTATTCCGAGATTCATCGCAGAAGTACAAGCCTTGCAAAGAAAGACGAAGACTATAAAGAAAAACTGAGGGAGTTGGTCAAGTTTTTAATCAGTCAGAAGCTTTTACATGGAAACCGTCCCAGAGGAAATAGTGAAATCCTTACATCCAAGGATTTGATGGAAGTGTTTCAGATTCTGGGATCGGATGAGGAATTGTTTCTCAAACTCTTGCAAGATCCTGAGATACTTGTGCCAAGGGAGAAAGGATCAGAGAGCTTGGGCATGTTGCAGTCAGAACAATCTTCTCTTGCTGAAAAGAAATGGTCTAGCTTTTTCAGGAAGAAGGATACACCACAAGAAGAATGTGAAGCTTCAGACCGGATTTTCATTCTGAAGCCAAGATCAGCAAGCTTTTCAAGTCCAGACACAGGAAATAGCCGTGGTTCATCACCTGATTCTCatctgatgagaaacaaattgCAGAACGAGAGAAACAGTtcacatttctttctttctgagaTCAAGAGGAAGCTGAAACATGCAATCAAAAAGGAGCAGCCGGCCGTGGGATTTAGGGAAGGGTTTCCGAAAACTAAAGATCATTTCTTTCTAGAGAGGATGGCAAAGCCTTCAACGTCTCAGAAGAAATCTCATAATGaagatgataaaaagaaaagggtaTCTAACATTTACACAGAGGCCAAGAAACATCTGTCTGAGATGTTAAACGATGGAGATCTTGATTCGAAGTCAACGAGCAGACAGGTTCAAAGAAGCCTAGGGAGAATACTCTCCTTTCCTGAGTACTTGTCTCCTCTAAACAGCCCCGGAAGAAGATGGGAGAAGAGCTCAGCTACTCATAAGAAGTCTGCTTCAGCAGATTTCATAAATATTGTGAACATCAAGAAAGAAACTCATGCAAGCCAACCAGAGGATAATGCTGATGATATTCAGGCCTGCAATCTAAGCAAAGAACCTGAAGATTCTATCCAACAAACCACAAGTGAAGATACTAGTAAACGTGTTGACATGGAGTATGAAACTGCTAACGAAGATAAAATCTCTTCTTCAG GTTCTGCAGATAAGGTAATGATTCTCAATGAGATAGATGAAGTCCCAGAGGAAACAAGCTGCTCTACTCTGGTTGGTGAGGTATCCAACGTTGAAGCTCATGATGAACAGAGAGATGGCATAATCTCAAAACAG ACCTCTCATGAAGAGAGCCAACTACCACTGCCTTCCTCTGTGGCCTCACCGGCTCACTGTTTAGCTAAAAATGAGGAATGCAAATCAGCTAATACTGATTCTCCGGAGTGGTCAAGCCCAATATCAGTTCTTGAGCCACTCTTCGTTGAAGATGATATAAGCCCAGCcaaaatgagatctcagtcGG GTGAAGCAGAGGTTAAACCTTGGTGTATCCACTTCGATGAAAAAGATCCTACAAATATAAACCGAGCGAATTCTGTCACAAGTGACAAAGAATTGGTGTTTGAGTATGTAAAAGCTGTCTTGGACGCAGTAGAATCAGACTTCAAACAGCTCTATCTGAAGGCTCAATTCTCTGACCAGCTTCTTGAACCGGCACTTATCAGCAATATACCGTTCTGTCCAAATCAGCTTTGTCCTGACCATGAGCTCCTCTTTGACTGCATCAATGAAGCTCTCATGGAGTTATGCTGTTGTCCACCATGGGCTTCGTTTGTTTCACCTAGAACCCGAGTCTTCTCTACCGTCAAAAGCATCATTCACGAAGTGCAAGAAGCGGTTTACTGGCATCTCATGCCATTGCCACTCCCTCACGCCTTGGATCAGATAGTTAGAAAAGATATGGCTAGAGCTGGAAACTGGTTAGACGTCAGATGTGACATTGACTGCATTGGCTTTGAAACTAGTGAACTGATTCTCGAGGAGTTACTCGAAGAGCTCACTCTCAACTCACTCAACAACACTGAGCACTCTCTGGTTCCACCTGAGTTGGAGATCAATGAGAGCATCCTTATTCTATAA
- the LOC104705305 gene encoding uncharacterized protein LOC104705305 isoform X2, with amino-acid sequence MAKKTQRRAAARQERDQLGCMWGFMNMFNFRHGPLAHKLLLDQKHAAGSPRNNELDRSKSRQKDTQDTHAGEERNITITIIKPSVKKLIAEELSIDKEIKKQMENAEAGQLSDSELEGRRRKNQRRKNKTRKQSCDNFSHLIDSEEPQVQRRNHRSASSVDIDNMIEEFYSEIHRRSTSLAKKDEDYKEKLRELVKFLISQKLLHGNRPRGNSEILTSKDLMEVFQILGSDEELFLKLLQDPEILVPREKGSESLGMLQSEQSSLAEKKWSSFFRKKDTPQEECEASDRIFILKPRSASFSSPDTGNSRGSSPDSHLMRNKLQNERNSSHFFLSEIKRKLKHAIKKEQPAVGFREGFPKTKDHFFLERMAKPSTSQKKSHNEDDKKKRVSNIYTEAKKHLSEMLNDGDLDSKSTSRQVQRSLGRILSFPEYLSPLNSPGRRWEKSSATHKKSASADFINIVNIKKETHASQPEDNADDIQACNLSKEPEDSIQQTTSEDTSKRVDMEYETANEDKISSSDKVMILNEIDEVPEETSCSTLVGEVSNVEAHDEQRDGIISKQTSHEESQLPLPSSVASPAHCLAKNEECKSANTDSPEWSSPISVLEPLFVEDDISPAKMRSQSGEAEVKPWCIHFDEKDPTNINRANSVTSDKELVFEYVKAVLDAVESDFKQLYLKAQFSDQLLEPALISNIPFCPNQLCPDHELLFDCINEALMELCCCPPWASFVSPRTRVFSTVKSIIHEVQEAVYWHLMPLPLPHALDQIVRKDMARAGNWLDVRCDIDCIGFETSELILEELLEELTLNSLNNTEHSLVPPELEINESILIL; translated from the exons ATGGCGAAGAAAACACAACGTCGTGCAGCTGCTCGACAGGAGAGGGATCAGTTAGGGTGCATGTGGGGATTTATGAATATGTTTAACTTCCGCCATGGACCACTGGCTCACAAGCTGCTTCTCGACCAAAAACATG CTGCTGGAAGTCCTAGGAACAATGAGCTTGACAGATCCAAAAGCCGCCAAAAGGATACTCAAGACACCCAT GCTGGTGAAGAACGCAATATCACGATAACCATTATAAAGCCAAGTGTGAAGAAACTCATAGCAGAAGAGTTATCCATTGACAAGGAAATCAAGAAGCAGATGGAGAATGCTGAAGCAGGACAGTTGTCAGACTCTGAActcgaaggaagaagaaggaaaaaccAGAGGAGAAAAAACAAGACCCGCAAGCAAAGCTGCGATAATTTTAGCCATCTAATTGACAGTGAAGAGCCTCAAGTTCAACGCAGAAACCATAGGTCTGCAAGTAGTGTTGACATTGATAATATGATCGAAGAGTTCTATTCCGAGATTCATCGCAGAAGTACAAGCCTTGCAAAGAAAGACGAAGACTATAAAGAAAAACTGAGGGAGTTGGTCAAGTTTTTAATCAGTCAGAAGCTTTTACATGGAAACCGTCCCAGAGGAAATAGTGAAATCCTTACATCCAAGGATTTGATGGAAGTGTTTCAGATTCTGGGATCGGATGAGGAATTGTTTCTCAAACTCTTGCAAGATCCTGAGATACTTGTGCCAAGGGAGAAAGGATCAGAGAGCTTGGGCATGTTGCAGTCAGAACAATCTTCTCTTGCTGAAAAGAAATGGTCTAGCTTTTTCAGGAAGAAGGATACACCACAAGAAGAATGTGAAGCTTCAGACCGGATTTTCATTCTGAAGCCAAGATCAGCAAGCTTTTCAAGTCCAGACACAGGAAATAGCCGTGGTTCATCACCTGATTCTCatctgatgagaaacaaattgCAGAACGAGAGAAACAGTtcacatttctttctttctgagaTCAAGAGGAAGCTGAAACATGCAATCAAAAAGGAGCAGCCGGCCGTGGGATTTAGGGAAGGGTTTCCGAAAACTAAAGATCATTTCTTTCTAGAGAGGATGGCAAAGCCTTCAACGTCTCAGAAGAAATCTCATAATGaagatgataaaaagaaaagggtaTCTAACATTTACACAGAGGCCAAGAAACATCTGTCTGAGATGTTAAACGATGGAGATCTTGATTCGAAGTCAACGAGCAGACAGGTTCAAAGAAGCCTAGGGAGAATACTCTCCTTTCCTGAGTACTTGTCTCCTCTAAACAGCCCCGGAAGAAGATGGGAGAAGAGCTCAGCTACTCATAAGAAGTCTGCTTCAGCAGATTTCATAAATATTGTGAACATCAAGAAAGAAACTCATGCAAGCCAACCAGAGGATAATGCTGATGATATTCAGGCCTGCAATCTAAGCAAAGAACCTGAAGATTCTATCCAACAAACCACAAGTGAAGATACTAGTAAACGTGTTGACATGGAGTATGAAACTGCTAACGAAGATAAAATCTCTTCTTCAG ATAAGGTAATGATTCTCAATGAGATAGATGAAGTCCCAGAGGAAACAAGCTGCTCTACTCTGGTTGGTGAGGTATCCAACGTTGAAGCTCATGATGAACAGAGAGATGGCATAATCTCAAAACAG ACCTCTCATGAAGAGAGCCAACTACCACTGCCTTCCTCTGTGGCCTCACCGGCTCACTGTTTAGCTAAAAATGAGGAATGCAAATCAGCTAATACTGATTCTCCGGAGTGGTCAAGCCCAATATCAGTTCTTGAGCCACTCTTCGTTGAAGATGATATAAGCCCAGCcaaaatgagatctcagtcGG GTGAAGCAGAGGTTAAACCTTGGTGTATCCACTTCGATGAAAAAGATCCTACAAATATAAACCGAGCGAATTCTGTCACAAGTGACAAAGAATTGGTGTTTGAGTATGTAAAAGCTGTCTTGGACGCAGTAGAATCAGACTTCAAACAGCTCTATCTGAAGGCTCAATTCTCTGACCAGCTTCTTGAACCGGCACTTATCAGCAATATACCGTTCTGTCCAAATCAGCTTTGTCCTGACCATGAGCTCCTCTTTGACTGCATCAATGAAGCTCTCATGGAGTTATGCTGTTGTCCACCATGGGCTTCGTTTGTTTCACCTAGAACCCGAGTCTTCTCTACCGTCAAAAGCATCATTCACGAAGTGCAAGAAGCGGTTTACTGGCATCTCATGCCATTGCCACTCCCTCACGCCTTGGATCAGATAGTTAGAAAAGATATGGCTAGAGCTGGAAACTGGTTAGACGTCAGATGTGACATTGACTGCATTGGCTTTGAAACTAGTGAACTGATTCTCGAGGAGTTACTCGAAGAGCTCACTCTCAACTCACTCAACAACACTGAGCACTCTCTGGTTCCACCTGAGTTGGAGATCAATGAGAGCATCCTTATTCTATAA